CTACCCAAGGGAGGCCTGCATCTGCTTATATAAGCATTAGAGATATAGCATCTGTTCAGCAGACGATTCTGCCGAGAGAGAcaatgtggcatctgtttacagggttggctgccttgccgtgatatagccttagatgctggtttgatgtaaaacaccaattcctcctaCCAGCATCACTCACATTCCTCtttcattaaattaaattcaACTCACTGCCAATCAGGGAATTGTGCTCTAAataagcttttattatttatgatattCTATAATTTGTGGTTACAAATTATagcgatgtatttttttttttagtcctttCTAGTTTTAAGTTGTATTTCCACACTTTGGTTTGTTCCTAGCATCCTGAGATTGGCAGCAGTTGAAATGCTTTGTTGCTGTATCACATATGCAGGCAGGCATAACATCAATGTATATGGTCTCTCCCACACCCCACccttgcacacacatattcatgtGCTTCTcagacatttattattaaactgtgATACAAATTCCTCTATAACTGAATCATGGCTGAACTTGTTGGGTGAATTggattacattaaaaaaataagtgtggCATTAAATTTTAACCTGTAAATGAATGACTCAATAGTTAAAATTGGGCTTAATAGTTTGCAAacctttctccattttctgcTGGTATATAATGCTCAGCATTTCATTCTTACATTATATAAACCCAAATCaaaggaaaacagacaaaaatgctCAGTATTTCATTTTGACATTATATAACTAGtagaaataataaactattaacacaataactaataaaattaaaataataaaatgaaactgtctacgttgtttataattgtttgttaaaaatatcataCTATACAttacataattataaaacaactaTTAAAATGGTATGattaataaaatgcaaagaTTAGTTTacaacattaataatttttgcctATGGTATGAAATAATTATTCACGAGTTAGGTAGTTCTTCCCACTGCTCTATAATagtaatagaaatattttacgGTTATTTGGGGGACAAATAagtaatgatgaagaaaattataaggaatataattatctttaacagttttatcgCATTATTACAAAAAATTCTACGGAAAGGGTCTTAGCAAATCTTGTTTAAATGATTCAATAGACAAAAACGAACCGAGACTACGCGATTGCAGACGTGgtcattttaaactgttttaacttCGTGAACACGCAGCTCAGTTTGCTGGCAACAAATATTATGATTGCAGAACATGTAAACATTAACCTGCAACTGAAATTTTTATTGACTGTCATTGAAATGACCTGAAATAAAGCGAACAATTTAAACGTTCTGATCACAACCGCTAGACTCCATTCTACCCGTCGCCGTGCGGCTGGCTTCTGCTGAAGTGATGACGTAGAGCGCACGTTCCCGTGATGCTACACATACGCGTCTCGTCAGCGCTGACTCTCAAGCTGTCTAATATACTGGTACAGCGATAGGTTCCAAACATCAAAGGTGTTTCACAGATCAGCAGGGTAAACGAGAAGTTTGTCCGAACGAGCGATGGGTAATGGATGGAATGTAAGCAGACGTGTACAAGCTGCTTTAATTCACTTGGCCTACATTGTATTCTAAATTCTGTATTGCGAATACTATATGACTCGTTACGTCACATCTAGATAAAAACTAATAATGAGGTGTTTGTACATAAGAAATAGTCTGAAACACATCACACCACATCCTAGAAGAATCATCTGGTAAAGTGTGAAATGCAAGGGAGCAGATCAGGTCTCTGTGACTTCGTAGATACGCTTGCCAAAAAGAccccaacaaaataaacacacacaaacaaagctgTTATAAGATTTCTCTTTCAATCTAATAAacttaaagtgaaaataaaagaaaactagtTCAAAATAGTTCACATCTCATTGCTGTCTACAAGAAGTATTCAGCAGTGGAAAGGTTGCGACATGCCAATGCCCAATATTTTCCTTTCCCGATGATGCTTTTCAAACCAAAATTATGACAGcccatgatatatatatatgtctgtcaTTTACATAAAGACGCCGTTATATATCTATATCCCCAAAACAAGCTTGGGTTGTAATTAACTTTGAGTCAAACCCTGTGCCGCCCGAATTATTTAATATACCTTTGTGAGCCTTTAGATGTTTTGTCCCTATTTTTAATCCAGGTTTTAGTCTACAACTTATAAATCCAgatttctttccaaaaaaaaaatctttctcagCAACCTTTCTAGTTTTTGtcacaataatgaaaaaacttataaacaaaacatagtaatcatgatgataacaataattaGCACATTTATATAGCGCCCTTGCATAGAGATGTTGGAGTACACTTTGTTAGAGCGGCCTCTTAGtgaatacacaaacatgaaagCACAGTGCACaacagtagaaataaaagtaattgaGAGAGTGCTTCACCCAGTATCAACGGTAGGCACAAAGTGACCCATCTccaaaaaaacagaataatcaTGGACACTGGTCTCAAAACAGAGACCACCATATCCCTCTGTAGTGAAGACGGTGGTTGACCATCACCACAGATGTGGTCAGACTGGAGTCCATTGCGTGGAATATAATAGAAAAAGTTTTGCTTCGAAAATTGGCTGAAAAGTTATTCTGCCGCCTGTATGGAAGTGCAAATCGCAAATACCGGAGCTGCGGCCTTACACTCGCAGACAGAAACATCGTTCCATCCACACAACTGCCGTTAGAGCAAACGGTCATTGCAAGATCAGCCTTCTGGAGAAGCACAATGTCCTGCGAACTGGACCCGCTCACTGCTGTATATAACATCGAACAGATCTACTCTATCTATACttgcaaaatatctttataaaaaCATGAAGCCGCAAAACgcaaatatcaaaaataattaaattaaacacTTTTGATACAAAATACAGTATCTATGAGCAAAAGCAAGCAAAATGTAGTGTCCAGTGACAACATAAAACAATCTACTGAAGGTCACGTGGGTCTCAGTAATCTGGGTCAGGGACGTCTGCCGTATGTTAAGAAGACAACATAACGGAAAATCACAGAAGAAAATGCAGATCGGAATTTGTTGTAATGTTGATCTTCAGTAGGCACATACCTTGTTTCAACACTTTAAAAAGTCGATAGTGATGCCAAAAGAAATGAGCTTTACGATGACAGAATCCCAGGTTTTTGCGCTTTACACAAATTGGGCGAACAATACAACGCATCTGTAAAATACCGAGTTAACCGCTGAGTAGAaaagattacaggaagaaagaGAATCAACGCTGTCAGTAAAAGTATCTCTCACAGAAACATTGCTAATGTCATGCCATATGTAAGTCTGTACGGCACaaagtaagcaaaaaaaaagttcaaaagttCACGGTTATTTTAAGCGTGCAGACCGTTACGAGCAGAGATGTTGCTTCAGTGCAAAAtgatatgcaaataaaaaaaatgattaccGTCTATTCCATTAAAACATGTCGGTCTATGGCTGGACGAAAGAATCTAACTCACTATATGTAGTTGGGGAGCAGGAAATAAAGAGAATTGTCCTCTTCAAAATCATACAGTTCGTAATCATAATCGTCAACCGACATCGATAGGTTCGCGTATGGATCATCCGTTATGTCGAATCGTGTATCCTGAAAAtagacattttctgtttcttccgTCTCTTCTTCTCAAGATCCAAAATCGCAAAACTGGACATAATCCTGAAGTGAAGTAGGAAGTGGAAGGGACTTAACCCTATCCCTCCTGCGAGGGCCGCAGCCAAGAGCGTGAGAGACAGTCAGGCGACACAAAGACTTGAGAGACCGAGGCTGACTGGCGGCGTGGTTCAGTATGTTCagcatctttctctctgctttAGTCTTCTTTCTGGAGGAAAGCTCCGCCTGATATCGTGTACTGAGATCAAATAATTCCCTGTTGGAGCTGGCGCCTGATTCAACCAACATCTCAAAGGCCTTGACGTATTTCTTCTCAAAAGCCCGCTGTGTAGGAGATCGTGTTGATGCTTGCAGACTTCTCGACCCGCTGTTGGTGTTAGCATTGTCTGTCAAGGCCGGTTGATGGGTGGAGACGCCTAGCTCTATAAGCAATTTGACGGATTCTAAAGCCAGATTTCTCTCAAGAACCAAAACATCTATGAGCAGTGATTGTCCTTCATCGTCTGCGACAAGAGGACTGACTCCTCTGTTCACCAACTCGTGGATAAAAGAGTTTGAAAATTTAAATCGACAGTTGACGATAAAATCCCTCCACTTCTGATATAGGATTGTTTTTCCACTTTCATCCCGACTGTTAATATCTACTCCCAGCGCAAGTAAAGCGTCTAGAAAAGACAGCCACGTTGCGCGGTCTTGTAGccgatattttaaaacaagaagGTGCATCAGAGGTTTAGGCCCAGAAATGATTCCTAAATCAGCACCACATTCAACAAGTTTTTTAGCCATAACCCAGTTGCAATTTGAAAAACTTAATTTAAGGGCTTCGTCTTTACACTCTGTAAGTTCTCGGCAAGAAGAATCGCCTTTTTCAGTGACATGCAATATCAAAGTTCTCACCTTCTCCGGGTCCGAATTTTCActtgtaatcaaataaatgtgttgtaaaattgtctttttttcttgaagagtAAAGACAAAAGATAGCTGGGATTCTACAAGCCACCAAAACAATTCCCACTTTCTGTGCTCTAACGATAGCTGTATACAGCTCTTTCCAGCAGGTCCTGTCTGGTTCACTTGAAATCCATTTCTAGTTAGTAGCAACAGTAAGgatgacaaatttatttcattgtatttCGGGTGAGTAGTGTCCATTTCCAGCCTGTGAAACACAAACCATCCCTGACTGTCGGGTATGCTAGCATCAGCACCATGCTCTAATAACACGCAAACCATCTTCCAGTTTCCATACCTAGCGGCGAGGTTCAAGGGCGTGTCACCTTGTGGATCACGGTCGTTAAGACGAAAGCCACGTGTCAGCAACTGTTCAGTAACAGATGTTGCTGTTTGAGCATCTACACTAGTATCCATAGAGAGCTCGTGTAAAAATGATTTCCCTTTTGGAGCAACATTCCGGTCAACATCAGCTCCACATTTTAAAAGGAACTGTACAACATTCCCAGTCTTTCTCGATCAACGCCAGCTGTATTGCTGTCAAGCCATTTTGATTTTTGGTGTTTATGTCGACCCCGTTGTGAACCATTAATTTAACAAGAGgcaattttctttctgtagaATTGTTCGGGCTGTTGGCAAAGCCAACTAATAGGAACGGATAAGTTGCCGGTTTACAACACGAGTTATTTAGCAGTCTGTGTAAAACAGACACTCCTTGACTGTCACTGTTACCAGCCCTGGCCCCATTCTCTAGCAGCTCTCGCACGATATCCCAGTTACTACACTGAGCTGCAAGATGAAGGGGGGTTTCGCCCTTTGAATCAGGTATTTCTATATCTGCCTTCCTCTTCATCAACGTCTGGACAATATTCAAAGACACAGGTGACGTACACTGCACGACTCTGTGTAGAATTGTCAGACCATCCTTGTCTCTCATGTTCACGTCGTCCACATGGTCAAGCAACATGTCCACGACTTCTAAATTCTTGTTTCTGGACGCAATCTGTATTAGTGTATCGCCGAATTCGTCCCTTTCTATCGTGACAACAGATtctttccttaatatttcaaGAACTCTTGTCAGATAATATTCCGTTTCAGTAAGTATCCCTTTCCCTTTCTCAACGGCCATCCAGTAGAAGACCGTGTGACCCTCGTCATCTTCTAAAGTGGCGTTTGCTCCACACGTCAGTAGGGTGTGGACTTGATCCCATTTCTCCGCTTTTGCGCTGAGATGTAAGACTGTGTTTCCAGTCAAATCTTTGGCATTTATGTTGAAAGGTGCTCTTCCACTTTGTTTCCTCTCTATTTTTGAGTTATGTGTTCTTTTTATGCCAGCAAGTTTCTCCTGCGACGAAGAGTTAAAACGTTCTTTAGTTGATGGAGTTAAGGCTGACTGTGCTTCGATCTTATCCCGCAACAGTTCGTCCATTATAGACCAGTTGTCGTGTTTTACGGCGAGATGCATGGCGCTGTGACCGGAAGAACACAGGGTGTCACATTTGGCGCCGTTGTCAAGGAGATGCCGAAGAAGCGACATGTTGGGGAAAGTTTTTGTAACCAGCCTTTGGAGAATAGTGAATCCTTCGCTGTCTGGTTCGTCAAGGCGTTCTATTCCATAACTATTAATAATCTGCTTGTTAGTACTAGTAAATCTCTGACAATCTGTTTCATCGTTTCTGTGAGTAAGCAGCTCCATAATTATCTCCCAGTTGTTATATCTGGCAGctaaatgaaaaacagaatcACCGCTAGGACTGCGTGCAGTCACATCTGCGCCCTTAGAGATGAGGAGATGGAGGAATGGAGTAAAATCATAACTGTAACCAATTTTCTGTGCAGCAATAATGTGAAGGATGCTGAGTCCTTCCAGACCACTGTCGTTAACATCTGCCCCAAACGCAACTAGACGTTTTGCAAAACTCCACTTTTGCTCTTTTACGGCCATGTGCAGTGCTGTTCCGATATTTGGACATCTACAGTTGAGATTTACACCTTTTATAACTAAGAGTTCAAGTATTGACTCATTTGGGTCTTGAACAAGTCTGTGAAGAATGTGGAATCCCTCACTGTCAGGTTCGTTTACATTGGCTCCACGTTCTATCAGCTGTTTCACAATGTCCCAATCTCTGAGTTTAGCCACCATATGAAAGATTGTATCACCTCTTTGACTGCTAACAAATGGGCACGCTCCTTTGTCAAGAAGTAATTTAAAAAGTGGATCTAACGATCTTTGCGGCATCCGTCAACTTCTTGTGCAATTCTGTATAGAATATAACATCCTTCGCTGTCAGGCTGGTTCATGTCACATCCTTGGTGAGCTAGAAATCGAGCTATTTTCCAGTTATTGCATTTAGCCGACAGGTGCAAGGCAGTATCACTTGTACGACATTGAACAGACACGTCTGCACCTTTGTTAAGAAgggtagaaaagaaaatgtcgtCCTGTACCTGTGTCTGCCGAGTTGTTTGCGCAAACCTGTGAAGAACATTATATCCCTCGCTATCAAGTTCGTTTAAGTCCCATTCTAGCTCCAAAAGACGTTCAACTATTTTCCAGTTACCGTCTTTTGCTGCCAGCTGTATGACACTATCGCCAGCAGAGGTGCGAACAGACACATTAGTACCTTTGTTAAGAAGGGTACGAAAGAGAGTGTCTTCAGGTGTTTCTCTTGAGCTCCACCATACCAGTCTCCGCTGGGCTGTTTGCGCAAGTCTGTGAAGAACATAAAATCCCTCACTGTCGGGCTCATTCAGGTCACACCCGTGCTCAACAAGTCGCTCAACTATGTCCCAGTTATTGTGTCTGGCCGCCAGGTGTAGAGCTGTATCGCCCACAGAGCTACGAAGGCGTGGGTTGGCTCCCTTGCTGAGCAAAAGGTTTACAACAGAACCAATATTATCTTCGATATACTTAGACTCGCACTGAACGGTTCTATGTAAAACACTTAAACCTTCACTGTCCACTTGGTTTATGTTTGCCACATTACCTTCCTGAACCAGGTATTTCACCACAGGGATGTTTCCATGTTTTGCTGCAAgctgtaaaaaatgtttcaccaCTTGGGGTCCGTGATGTCATCACTGCAGTTTTgttaaaaagcataaaaagagCTGAGAGGTTTCTCCCTGTGTATTCGGCAAGTCTATGAATGACAGAAAATCCCTCGCTGTCTGGTTCATAAGGACTTGCCCTTCGTTTCAACATTAGCTCTACGACTGGCCAATTTTTGTGTTTGGCGGCCAGTTGCAGCAGGTTGTCACCTTCCGGGGTTCGTACGGTGATGTCTGCGCCCCTATTCACCAGAAATCGGAAGACTTTCTCTATAGATTCCATCGAGTCCATCTGTGCAAGTCTCTGAAGCACTGTAAAGCCTAAGGGGTCACGTTGATTAATAGGTGCACCTTTCCCAACAAGGTTTTGAAAATCTTTCCAACGCTCAAGTTTCACAGCCAAATGCAGTTGCACGTTAAGTGGAAATCTTTCAAGAGAAGGGAGTCAAGACAAATGTATGAAGTTTTATCGCATGAAAATCCTGTCATAAACTGTACAGCCATCACTGTCAGGCTCTGTTACTACCGCCCCATCAGCTATCAAATCGTTCACATACCCCCAGTTGCCAAGTTTTGCAGCTAAATGTAAAGCAGTGTTTCCTTCTGAATCCTTGATTTCTAAACCTGCGCCGCATGCAATAGCTTTTTTAACAACGAAGATGAATATTCCTGTTTGTGTCGCCATTGTGTGCAGCACAGTTCTGCCATTTCATCCTGCACATCAGCACGCGCACCAAAGTCAGCAACTTTTCCGCGATTagactgtttctttctttgactgcTAGTTGCAGGGCGGTGTCCCCTCCCCCTACACGTGCATCTATGTTCGAGCAGTTTTTCTGCAGCAATGAGAAAATGGTGTCAGCACTTTTCCAGATCTCCTGAAGAGAACAAAGATGAAAAACC
This is a stretch of genomic DNA from Pomacea canaliculata isolate SZHN2017 linkage group LG3, ASM307304v1, whole genome shotgun sequence. It encodes these proteins:
- the LOC112559979 gene encoding uncharacterized protein LOC112559979 — encoded protein: MDTSVDAQTATSVTEQLLTRGFRLNDRDPQGDTPLNLAARYGNWKMVCVLLEHGADASIPDSQGWFVFHRLEMDTTHPKYNEINLSSLLLLLTRNGFQVNQTGPAGKSCIQLSLEHRKWELFWWLVESQLSFVFTLQEKKTILQHIYLITSENSDPEKVRTLILHVTEKGDSSCRELTECKDEALKLSFSNCNWVMAKKLVECGADLGIISGPKPLMHLLVLKYRLQDRATWLSFLDALLALGVDINSRDESGKTILYQKWRDFIVNCRFKFSNSFIHELVNRGVSPLVADDEGQSLLIDVLVLERNLALESVKLLIELGVSTHQPALTDNANTNSGSRSLQASTRSPTQRAFEKKYVKAFEMLVESGASSNRELFDLSTRYQAELSSRKKTKAERKMLNILNHAASQPRSLKSLCRLTVSHALGCGPRRRDRVKSLPLPTSLQDYVQFCDFGS
- the LOC112558697 gene encoding uncharacterized protein LOC112558697, coding for MESIEKVFRFLVNRGADITVRTPEGDNLLQLAAKHKNWPVVELMLKRRASPYEPDSEGFSVIHRLAEYTGRNLSALFMLFNKTAVMTSRTPSGETFFTACSKTWKHPCGEIPGSGSKGANPRLRSSVGDTALHLAARHNNWDIVERLVEHGCDLNEPDSEGFYVLHRLAQTAQRRLVWWSSRETPEDTLFRTLLNKGTNVSVRTSAGDSVIQLAAKDGNWKIVERLLELEWDLNELDSEGYNVLHRFAQTTRQTQVQDDIFFSTLLNKGADVSVQCRTSDTALHLSAKCNNWKIARFLAHQGCDMNQPDSEGCYILYRIAQEVDGCRKDR